A genomic region of Homo sapiens chromosome 4, GRCh38.p14 Primary Assembly contains the following coding sequences:
- the EIF4E gene encoding eukaryotic translation initiation factor 4E isoform 1 (isoform 1 is encoded by transcript variant 1), protein MATVEPETTPTPNPPTTEEEKTESNQEVANPEHYIKHPLQNRWALWFFKNDKSKTWQANLRLISKFDTVEDFWALYNHIQLSSNLMPGCDYSLFKDGIEPMWEDEKNKRGGRWLITLNKQQRRSDLDRFWLETLLCLIGESFDDYSDDVCGAVVNVRAKGDKIAIWTTECENREAVTHIGRVYKERLGLPPKIVIGYQSHADTATKSGSTTKNRFVV, encoded by the exons GAAACCACCCCTACTCCTAATCCCCCGActacagaagaggagaaaacGGAATCTAATCAGGAGGTTGCTAACCCAGAACACTATATTAAACATCCCCTACAGAACAG atgggcactctggttttttaaaaatgataaaagcaaaACTTGGCAAGCAAACCTGCGGCTGATCTCCAAGTTTGATACTGTTGAAGACTTTTGGGC TCTGTACAACCATATCCAGTTGTCTAGTAATTTAATGCCTGGCTGTGACTACTCACTTTTTAAG GATGGTATTGAGCCTATGTGggaagatgagaaaaacaaacGGGGAGGACGATGGCTAATTACATTGAACAAACAGCAGAGACGAAGTGACCTCGATCGCTTTTGGCTAGAGACA cttctgtGCCTTATTGGAGAATCTTTTGATGACTACAGTGATGATGTATGTGGCGCTGTTGTTAATGTTAGAGCTAAAGGTGATAAGATAGCAATATGGACTACTGAATGTGAAAACAGAGAAGCTGTTACACATATAGG gaggGTATACAAGGAAAGGTTAGGACTTCCTCCAAAGATAGTGATTGGTTATCAGTCCCACGCAGACACAGCTACTAAGAGCGGCTCCACCACTAAAAATAGGTTTGTTGTTTAA
- the EIF4E gene encoding eukaryotic translation initiation factor 4E isoform 2 (isoform 2 is encoded by transcript variant 2), which translates to MATVEPETTPTPNPPTTEEEKTESNQEVANPEHYIKHPLQNRWALWFFKNDKSKTWQANLRLISKFDTVEDFWALYNHIQLSSNLMPGCDYSLFKDGIEPMWEDEKNKRGGRWLITLNKQQRRSDLDRFWLETRWDLAMLPRLVSNFWPQVILPLQPPKVLELQLLCLIGESFDDYSDDVCGAVVNVRAKGDKIAIWTTECENREAVTHIGRVYKERLGLPPKIVIGYQSHADTATKSGSTTKNRFVV; encoded by the exons GAAACCACCCCTACTCCTAATCCCCCGActacagaagaggagaaaacGGAATCTAATCAGGAGGTTGCTAACCCAGAACACTATATTAAACATCCCCTACAGAACAG atgggcactctggttttttaaaaatgataaaagcaaaACTTGGCAAGCAAACCTGCGGCTGATCTCCAAGTTTGATACTGTTGAAGACTTTTGGGC TCTGTACAACCATATCCAGTTGTCTAGTAATTTAATGCCTGGCTGTGACTACTCACTTTTTAAG GATGGTATTGAGCCTATGTGggaagatgagaaaaacaaacGGGGAGGACGATGGCTAATTACATTGAACAAACAGCAGAGACGAAGTGACCTCGATCGCTTTTGGCTAGAGACA agatgggatcttgctatgttgcccaggttggtctcaaacttctggcctcaagtgatcctcccacttcagcctcccaaagtgctggaattacag cttctgtGCCTTATTGGAGAATCTTTTGATGACTACAGTGATGATGTATGTGGCGCTGTTGTTAATGTTAGAGCTAAAGGTGATAAGATAGCAATATGGACTACTGAATGTGAAAACAGAGAAGCTGTTACACATATAGG gaggGTATACAAGGAAAGGTTAGGACTTCCTCCAAAGATAGTGATTGGTTATCAGTCCCACGCAGACACAGCTACTAAGAGCGGCTCCACCACTAAAAATAGGTTTGTTGTTTAA